The nucleotide sequence AGCAACTAATGCAGCTTTTGCCTCGGCTGGCGTCGATGCAAAACGGATAAGTTCGATAATCGGATCGATATTCGCCAATGCCACAGCCAATGCTTCAAGAATATGAGCTCGTTCACGGGCTTTACGTAATTCAAAGATAGTACGACGGGTGACTACCTCACGGCGGTGGCATACGAAGGCCGAAATAATATCTTTCAGATTCAGCAGCTTCGGCTGCCCTTGATGCAGGGCCACCATGTTGATACCAAAAGAAACCTGGAGTTGAGTCAAAGAATAGAGGTTATTCAGAACCACTTCTCCCACCGCATCCCGTTTCACTTCAATCACAATCCGCATGCCGTCTTTATCAGATTCGTCACGAAGTGCACTAACCCCTTCGATGCGTTTTTCTTTCACCAATTCGGCAATTTTTTCAATCAGACGGGCTTTATTGACCTGATAAGGAATCTCGTGCACTAAAATAGTTTCACGACCATTCTTCTCATCCACTTCAATTTCCGCACGGGCACGGATATAAATTTTACCGCGACCAGTCCGATAAGCCTCCTGAATACCGCGACGACCATTAATAATCGCAGCAGTAGGGAAATCCGGGCCAGGAATATACTGCATCAACCCTTCAATGCTGATGTTTTCATCTTCAATATAAGCCAGACAACCATCAATAACTTCGGATAAGTTATGAGGAGGAATGTTAGTTGCCATACCCACTGCGATACCGGAAGAACCGTTGATCAGCAGGTTTGGTACTTTCGTTGGCATCACTTCCGGGATCTGTTCTGTACCATCATAGTTTGGCACAAAATCGACAGTCTCTTTTTCCAGATCCGCTAGCAGCTCATGGGCAACTTTCGCCATACGCACTTCGGTGTAACGCATAGCGGCGGCTGAGTCACCATCAACTGACCCAAAGTTACCCTGACCATCAACCAACATATAGCGCAGGGAAAATGGCTGAGCCATACGAACAATCGTGTCGTAGACTGCACTATCCCCATGTGGGTGGTATTTACCGATGACGTCCCCGACAACACGGGCAGACTTTTTGTAGGGTTTATTCCAATCATTTCCCAGTACACTCATGGCATAAAGCACGCGACGGTGTACCGGCTTTAGTCCGTCTCGAACATCTGGTAGTGCGCGCCCAACAATAACAGACATCGCATAATCCAAATACGAGCTTTTCAGCTCTTCTTCGATATTGACCGGGGTGATTTCTCTGGCAATGTCGCTCATGGAGCCCACTATTCCTCATACATTCCGAATTCAAAGGTTTAGAACTATACCACAACCCAACAGTTTTATAAAAATCAGATACGGGTATTTAAAAATTAAGCCGTGTATACTATTTCAAAACTGATTCAAAACTGATTCAAAACTGACTCAGAACTGAATGAACCTTGGCAGAACTGAGTGAATCCGCCTGTTTAAAGAAAGTTTAAGGAGCAATAACCACTGATGAACATCAAAACCCCTTCCACCCCAAACAATGTTGATCAACAGGAAATAGAAAAATTTGAAGCGATCGCTTCTCGCTGGTGGGATTTGGAAGGTGAATTTCAGCCACTGCACCGGATTAACCCACTACGCCTGAATTATATTTTGCAGCGTTCTGGCGGTATTTTCGGTAAAAAAGTGTTGGATGTAGGCTGTGGTGGCGGTATTTTGTCAGAAAGTATGGCCCGTGAAGGGGCTGATGTGACCGGGCTGGATATGGGTACGGAACCACTTCAGGTTGCCAGACTGCACGCCCTTGAAACAGGTATCCCCGTGACCTATGTACAGGAAACAGTAGAAAGCCACGCCGAAAAATATCCACAAGCTTATGATATCGTCACCTGTATGGAAATGCTGGAACATGTCCCAGATCCACAATCGGTCGTTCACGCTTGTGCTCAGTTGGTGAAACCCGGCGGACACGTCTTTTTCTCTACCATTAACCGCAACAAAAAAGCCTGGCTTATGGCGGTAATCGGCGCGGAATACATCCTAAAAATGGTACCGAAGGGAACCCATGATGCGAAGAAATTTATCCGGCCATCAGAGTTGATAGGCTGGATTGACAGAACATCCTTGCGGGAAAAGCATATTATCGGCCTACATTATAACCCGCTAACGGATAAATTTAGCCTTGGTCACAATGTAGACGTCAATTATATGTTACACAGTCAGTATGTCTGACATATTCATCTGACAGACTAATAAAGCGGCAAATAAATCACATTTTCAGGAATTTTTTTACTCATTTTTGCCGGTGTTTTTGTCAGAGCAACCGCTAGTAATGATGCAGGCTTCCGGCTTTTTAATAAATTTTAGTCCTCAAGTTATCCACAAGAATCCGTATTTTTGTACACTTGATAAAAGCTGCTTTTAACATTATCTTGTTGTCATTATTTAGTGTACCCCCTACATATTGTGTTCCTTAACATTCCATTACCACTACTCTCTCGTTGGTTTTTCCGCCACTGAGGGGGTTATGTTTTGGTCTAAGTCAAAGACACAAAGCAGGTGGGAGTGAATCTGAAAGTAAATGTAAGGTATGCCTGTCCATGAACCATAGTCTGCTAGTAACAAAGCGTGATGGCCACAAAGAACGAATTGACCTTGATAAAATCCACCGGGTTGTTAACTGGGCAGCCGATGGACTGAAAAATGTCTCGGTATCACAAGTAGAACTGCGTTCCCAAATCCAATTTTACGATGGCATCAAAACCTCAGATATTCATGAGACGATGATCAAAGCTTCCGCTGATCTTATCTCCGGTGATGCACCTGACTATCAGTATCTGGCCGCCCGCTTGGCAATTTTCAACCTGCGTAAAAAAGCTTACGGTCAATTCGAGCCACCCTCGCTCTATGACCATGTATCCCGTATGGTGAAAATGGGCAAATATGACAAGCACTTGCTTGCAGACTACTCGAAAGAAGAATTCGAGCAAATGAACGAGTTTATTGACCATTGGCGTGATATGAACTTTTCTTACGCGGCGGTCAAACAGCTTGAAGGTAAATACCTGGTTCAGAATCGCGTTACCGGTGAAATTTATGAAAGTGCCCAATTCCTCTATATTCTGGTCGCAGCTTGCCTGTTCTCCGGTTATCCGAAAGAGACACGTCTGGACTATATTCGCCGTTTTTACGATGCGGCTTCCACATTTAAGATCTCTCTGCCGACCCCGATCATGGCAGGTGTACGCACCCCGACGCGTCAATTTAGCTCATGCGTATTGATTGAATGTGATGATAGCCTGGATTCCATTAATGCGACTTCCAGCGCGATTGTAAAATATGTTTCTCAACGTGCGGGTATTGGTATCAATGCAGGCCGCATTCGTGCGCTGGGAAGCCCAATCCGTAATGGTGAAGCCTTCCATACCGGCTGTATTCCTTTTTATAAGCATTTCCAGACCGCGGTCAAATCCTGCTCTCAGGGGGGCGTTCGTGGTGGTGCCGCTACCCTGTTCTATCCATTATGGCATCTGGAAGTTGAAAGCCTGCTGGTACTAAAAAACAACCGTGGCGTTGAAGGAAACCGTGTTCGTCACATGGACTATGGCGTACAACTTAACAAACTGATGTACGAACGCCTGATCAAAGGTGAAGAGATTACCCTGTTCAGCCCATCCGACGTTCCAGGGCTATATGAGGCATTCTTTGCCGATCAGGATGAATTTGAGCGCTTGTACACCAAATATGAGCAGGACAGCAATATCCGTCAGCAACGTCTGAAAGCGGTTGATCTCTTCTCCCTGATGATGCAAGAGCGTGCTTCTACCGGCCGTATCTATATTCAGAACGTAGATCACTGCAACACCCACAGCCCATTTGATCCTTTAGTCGCCCCGGTGCGCCAATCAAATCTGTGTCTGGAAATTGCACTGCCAACCAAGCCATTGAATGATATCAATGATAAAAATGGTGAAATCGCGCTGTGTACCTTATCCGCATTCAATCTGGGGGCAATTGAAAATCTTGATGAGCTGGAAGAACTGGCTACTCTGGCAGTCCGTGCCCTTGATGCCCTGCTCGATTATCAGGACTACCCTATCCTTGCCGCCAAACAAGGGGCAATGGGTCGCCGTACATTAGGCATTGGTGTCATCAACTATGCTTACTATCTGGCGAAACACGGTGTACGTTACTCCGATGGCAGCGCTAACAACCTGACCCACAAAACATTTGAAGCTATCCAGTATTACCTGTTGAAAGCCTCTAATGAACTGGCGAAAGAACAAGGCGCTTGCCCGTGGTTTAAAGAAACCACCTATTCTAAAGGTATCCTCCCTATCGATACCTATAAAAAAGCGCTGGACACATTGACCAATGAACCGCTGCACTATGACTGGGAAGCATT is from Photorhabdus laumondii subsp. laumondii and encodes:
- the nrdA gene encoding class 1a ribonucleoside-diphosphate reductase subunit alpha, giving the protein MNHSLLVTKRDGHKERIDLDKIHRVVNWAADGLKNVSVSQVELRSQIQFYDGIKTSDIHETMIKASADLISGDAPDYQYLAARLAIFNLRKKAYGQFEPPSLYDHVSRMVKMGKYDKHLLADYSKEEFEQMNEFIDHWRDMNFSYAAVKQLEGKYLVQNRVTGEIYESAQFLYILVAACLFSGYPKETRLDYIRRFYDAASTFKISLPTPIMAGVRTPTRQFSSCVLIECDDSLDSINATSSAIVKYVSQRAGIGINAGRIRALGSPIRNGEAFHTGCIPFYKHFQTAVKSCSQGGVRGGAATLFYPLWHLEVESLLVLKNNRGVEGNRVRHMDYGVQLNKLMYERLIKGEEITLFSPSDVPGLYEAFFADQDEFERLYTKYEQDSNIRQQRLKAVDLFSLMMQERASTGRIYIQNVDHCNTHSPFDPLVAPVRQSNLCLEIALPTKPLNDINDKNGEIALCTLSAFNLGAIENLDELEELATLAVRALDALLDYQDYPILAAKQGAMGRRTLGIGVINYAYYLAKHGVRYSDGSANNLTHKTFEAIQYYLLKASNELAKEQGACPWFKETTYSKGILPIDTYKKALDTLTNEPLHYDWEALRNEIKQYGLRNSTLSSLMPSETSSQISNATNGIEPPRGYVSIKASKDGILRQVVPEYERLKGAYELLWQMPGNDGYLQLVGIMQKFIDQSISANTNYDPTHFPSGKVPMNQLLKDLLLAYKYGVKTLYYHNTRDGAEDIQDDLEEVVESADSDCEGGACKI
- the ubiG gene encoding bifunctional 2-polyprenyl-6-hydroxyphenol methylase/3-demethylubiquinol 3-O-methyltransferase UbiG, yielding MNIKTPSTPNNVDQQEIEKFEAIASRWWDLEGEFQPLHRINPLRLNYILQRSGGIFGKKVLDVGCGGGILSESMAREGADVTGLDMGTEPLQVARLHALETGIPVTYVQETVESHAEKYPQAYDIVTCMEMLEHVPDPQSVVHACAQLVKPGGHVFFSTINRNKKAWLMAVIGAEYILKMVPKGTHDAKKFIRPSELIGWIDRTSLREKHIIGLHYNPLTDKFSLGHNVDVNYMLHSQYV